In Hypanus sabinus isolate sHypSab1 unplaced genomic scaffold, sHypSab1.hap1 scaffold_1402, whole genome shotgun sequence, one genomic interval encodes:
- the LOC132386940 gene encoding tumor necrosis factor receptor superfamily member 5-like: MAVLYFLLLLVPVRGGDSCSELEYQGEHRCCKMCPAGSYVAQDCTLTRDTQCRPCGDGEYIETANGQLKCFRCKFCDPVEGRVELSPCTRRSPTICGCAPGFVCEELVKNGTCSSCRRESLCPAGQGVSSPGNETGEAPCKPCSEGTFSSSPSRKPCKPWTRCGTKGLQTLRDGTAVSDAECGSAGPQRTWVLAVVLAWALVFFLLLIIVCLVSRRDTSSTRTKKLYLYQCFQNFIPGQDEVSDNSSKLLKQIV, from the exons TTGCTGCTAGTCCCGGTACGCGGGGGGGACTCTTGCTCCGAGCTGGAATACCAAGGGGAACATCGCTGCTGTAAAATGTGCCCGGCCG GGAGCTACGTGGCCCAGGACTGCACGCTGACCAGGGACACACAGTGCCGGCCGTGCGGGGATGGGGAGTACATCGAAACGGCCAACGGCCAGCTGAAATGCTTCCGGTGCAAGTTCTGCGACCCAG TTGAAGGCCGGGTTGAGCTGAGCCCCTGCACCCGGCGGAGCCCCACCATCTGCGGGTGTGCCCCTGGGTTCGTCTGCGAGGAGCTGGTAAAGAATGGGACTTGTTCTTCGTGCCGGAGAGAGTCGTTGTGCCCGGCGGGGCAGGGAGTCTCCAGTCCTG GTAACGAGACGGGGGAGGCTCCTTGCAAGCCCTGTTCCGAGGGGACTTTCTCCAGCTCTCCGTCGCGGAAACCCTGCAAACCCTGGACGAG GTGTGGAACCAAGGGCCTGCAGACCCTCCGGGACGGAACGGCAGTGTCGGACGCCGAGTGCGGCTCGGCTGGCCCGCAGAGAACCTGGGTCCTCGCCGTGGTGCTGGCCTGGGCCCtggtcttcttcctcctcctgatCATCGTGTGCCTGGTCTCCCGGAGGG ACACTTCGTCAACGAGGACCAAG AAACTCTATCTGTACCAGTGCTTTCAAAATTTCATTCCTGGACAGGATGAGGTTTCGGACAATTCCAGCAAACTTTTGAAGCAGATCGTCtga